In the genome of Gemmatimonadota bacterium, one region contains:
- a CDS encoding metal-binding protein — protein VEYFGRDEMVEYGTVFVVAYLFGTFLLSPDLDLKASDPLKNWGILRLLWRPYSHIFKHRGLSHTPIVGTLTRVLYIFIVVYAIAAIANAFFDLGWKMSFDDLKDLDFKIAIWALAGLCLPDLFHILADHTLKNAR, from the coding sequence GTCGAATATTTCGGACGCGATGAAATGGTCGAATACGGAACTGTTTTTGTGGTTGCCTACTTATTTGGCACGTTTTTACTATCGCCCGACCTGGACTTAAAAGCCAGTGACCCATTGAAAAACTGGGGAATCTTGCGTTTGCTGTGGCGGCCTTATTCCCATATTTTCAAACACAGAGGACTTTCCCATACGCCAATTGTGGGCACCCTGACCCGGGTACTTTATATTTTCATAGTTGTGTACGCGATCGCAGCTATAGCCAACGCATTCTTTGATCTGGGCTGGAAAATGTCGTTTGACGACTTGAAAGACCTGGATTTCAAAATCGCTATATGGGCACTTGCGGGGCTGTGTTTGCCCGATCTATTTCACATTTTGGCTGATCACACACTTAAAAACGCCCGTTGA
- a CDS encoding M23 family metallopeptidase translates to MNWQRKNFSVLVIPDDGSRTLKFKLRYRMLLGIGSGLAFALCMVFIGLFFLWRASYWKHTAQTLEQENDRLYADVARVDELAQVVTRMQVGEQKLRSILSGHMGLSPIPDETQYIEGYYEIATLLVQNKPRVGLEIHWIPAIWPVPPSLGWVARAFEAGDNCVNGLSPTGVLKKRHSGIDIAASAGTPVQATANGQVTFADFDPELGHMVVIDHGGIYTTRYGHNRALLVKEGDYVRQGQYIALVGTSTQSREPHLHYEVIEGGRACNPHDFLPRN, encoded by the coding sequence TTGAACTGGCAACGCAAAAATTTTTCAGTGCTGGTCATTCCAGACGATGGATCAAGAACCCTGAAGTTTAAACTCCGTTATCGCATGCTATTGGGGATAGGCTCGGGATTGGCCTTTGCGCTGTGTATGGTATTTATCGGTCTATTTTTTTTGTGGCGAGCCTCGTATTGGAAACACACTGCGCAAACGCTTGAACAGGAAAATGACCGCCTGTACGCCGACGTTGCCCGCGTGGATGAACTGGCGCAAGTGGTAACGCGCATGCAGGTCGGAGAACAAAAACTGCGTTCTATATTGTCAGGTCACATGGGCTTGTCGCCAATACCCGATGAAACACAGTACATTGAAGGATACTATGAAATAGCAACCCTATTGGTGCAAAACAAGCCGCGCGTTGGTCTGGAAATACACTGGATTCCCGCAATATGGCCTGTGCCCCCTTCTCTTGGGTGGGTGGCACGCGCATTTGAAGCGGGAGACAACTGCGTCAATGGGTTATCTCCGACGGGCGTATTGAAAAAACGCCATTCGGGGATTGATATCGCCGCCAGTGCAGGTACACCCGTGCAGGCCACAGCCAATGGACAGGTGACATTTGCAGATTTCGATCCCGAGTTGGGGCATATGGTGGTTATTGATCACGGTGGCATTTATACGACGCGGTATGGTCACAACCGCGCCCTGCTGGTCAAAGAAGGAGACTATGTCAGACAGGGGCAATACATCGCCCTGGTAGGCACCTCAACGCAAAGCCGTGAACCTCATTTACACTACGAAGTTATCGAAGGGGGACGGGCATGCAATCCGCACGATTTCTTACCTCGAAATTAG
- a CDS encoding polymer-forming cytoskeletal protein yields MQSARFLTSKLAKINKQDHVEAINTIVGERSVVEGHFQIADSIRVDGTFRGKITSSGSLIVSTQGEVDADLIQVKDAVVDGCVKGPLDASHSVRLGPSAEVDGDITTQVLIVEKGAVLRGTCAVAPNAVDIKKQEEDKEKQEEVDIEKQEEMAIEKQEEVEQVAD; encoded by the coding sequence ATGCAATCCGCACGATTTCTTACCTCGAAATTAGCGAAGATCAACAAACAAGACCACGTAGAAGCCATCAATACAATTGTGGGCGAAAGATCGGTTGTGGAAGGGCATTTTCAGATCGCCGATAGTATTCGCGTAGATGGGACTTTTCGCGGAAAAATCACGTCTTCTGGTTCACTGATCGTCAGTACTCAGGGCGAGGTAGATGCCGATTTGATCCAGGTAAAAGACGCGGTTGTTGACGGCTGTGTCAAAGGACCTCTGGATGCCTCGCACTCCGTAAGGCTTGGTCCCAGTGCTGAGGTTGATGGCGATATTACAACTCAGGTGCTGATCGTCGAAAAAGGTGCTGTATTGCGCGGGACATGCGCCGTAGCACCCAATGCTGTAGATATAAAAAAGCAGGAAGAGGACAAAGAGAAACAGGAAGAGGTCGATATAGAAAAACAAGAAGAGATGGCTATAGAAAAGCAGGAAGAAGTCGAGCAGGTAGCAGATTGA